In a genomic window of Pseudodesulfovibrio sp. JC047:
- the ftsA gene encoding cell division protein FtsA, whose translation MASNDLIVGLDVGTTKICTVVGEASENGVDIIGIGTAPSTGLRRGVVVNIEKTVQCIKKSLEDAELMAGCDIRTVYAGIAGSHIQGFNSHGVIAVKGGEVTQRDVDRVIEAAKAIAIPMDREVLHTLPQEFIVDDQRGIADPLGMAGVRLEVKVHIVTGAVTSAQNIIRSCNRSGLDVSNIVLESLASSKAVLSPEEREIGVALVDIGGGTTDIAVFSKDSIKHTSVLALGGHNLTNDIAYGLRTPMMSAEKIKMHFGCAMADLVTQEEIIEVPSVGGRESRKMSKRVLSEICEPRCEEILALVDQELIKSGFKNRIAAGVVLTGGTVMIEGMQELAEQIFDLPVRIGIPGEGIGGLTAEVRSPQYATAVGLLLHGAEEEGLHKVRPFKIRDDSGFDRIVSRMKKWFTDIA comes from the coding sequence ATGGCTAGTAATGATTTAATCGTCGGATTGGATGTCGGCACCACCAAGATTTGCACTGTGGTGGGCGAGGCTTCCGAGAACGGCGTCGATATCATCGGCATCGGCACGGCTCCCAGCACAGGCCTGCGCCGTGGCGTGGTCGTCAACATCGAAAAGACCGTTCAGTGCATCAAGAAATCACTTGAAGATGCAGAGCTCATGGCCGGATGCGACATCCGCACCGTTTACGCCGGTATAGCAGGAAGCCATATTCAGGGCTTCAATTCTCACGGCGTGATCGCGGTCAAGGGCGGCGAAGTCACACAACGGGACGTGGACCGCGTCATTGAAGCGGCCAAGGCCATCGCCATCCCCATGGATCGCGAAGTGCTCCACACCCTGCCCCAGGAATTTATCGTGGACGACCAGCGCGGCATTGCCGACCCGCTCGGCATGGCCGGCGTTCGCCTTGAAGTCAAAGTCCACATTGTCACAGGCGCGGTCACATCCGCCCAAAATATCATTCGCTCGTGCAACCGTTCCGGTCTGGACGTCTCCAATATCGTCCTGGAATCACTCGCTTCCAGCAAGGCTGTATTGTCTCCAGAAGAACGTGAAATCGGCGTGGCTCTGGTGGATATCGGCGGTGGCACCACGGATATCGCGGTCTTTTCCAAAGATTCCATCAAACACACCAGCGTGCTCGCACTCGGTGGTCACAACCTGACCAACGATATTGCTTACGGACTACGCACGCCCATGATGTCCGCCGAAAAAATCAAGATGCACTTTGGGTGCGCCATGGCCGATCTGGTCACGCAGGAAGAGATTATCGAGGTACCCAGTGTCGGTGGACGAGAGTCCAGAAAAATGAGCAAACGCGTGCTTTCCGAGATTTGTGAACCGCGTTGCGAGGAAATTCTCGCCCTGGTTGACCAGGAACTCATCAAATCCGGCTTTAAAAACCGAATTGCTGCCGGTGTGGTCTTGACCGGAGGCACTGTAATGATTGAAGGTATGCAGGAACTTGCTGAACAAATTTTCGACCTGCCGGTTCGTATAGGGATACCGGGCGAAGGAATTGGCGGTCTCACTGCCGAAGTCCGCAGCCCCCAATACGCCACCGCAGTCGGTCTGCTGCTCCATGGGGCCGAAGAGGAAGGCCTTCACAAGGTCCGGCCCTTCAAGATTCGCGACGATTCCGGGTTCGACCGAATTGTATCGCGGATGAAAAAATGGTTCACGGACATTGCTTGA
- a CDS encoding FtsQ-type POTRA domain-containing protein, producing MSTMTLGTQSRLSLKTNRSKRGNSLKRKPKSPRKLTNAGQLLVRIIMGLLTLSLIAVLGVGLLYGYRLITSHPYFELKEINISGNKRLSHGEILRTADVSLGLNCMEMNIGEVEQKLSANPWIESTTVRRDFPNRLYIDIEEKIPAFWMRQGDALYFADARGTIIAPMNPGELASLPILSVADGVTEGPRVLTGILEKIKEGQTPFTQSQTAWIKLTSAHELEIFLDGHDMGKGLTVKLSTDRWEMQLERLKIVWRDLMRRNEFMDAAIIAASGDKIWIKKRQSPSMG from the coding sequence ATGAGTACCATGACCTTGGGCACACAAAGCCGTCTTTCCCTGAAGACCAACCGAAGCAAACGGGGCAATTCGCTCAAGCGCAAGCCAAAATCGCCCCGCAAGTTGACCAATGCAGGACAACTGCTGGTTCGAATCATCATGGGACTGCTCACCCTTTCCCTGATCGCCGTACTCGGCGTGGGTCTGCTGTACGGCTACCGGCTCATTACGTCTCATCCGTATTTTGAACTCAAGGAAATCAATATTTCCGGGAACAAACGATTGAGTCATGGCGAAATTTTGCGTACCGCAGACGTGAGTCTGGGGCTCAACTGCATGGAAATGAACATAGGAGAAGTCGAACAGAAACTTTCGGCCAATCCGTGGATCGAATCAACGACAGTACGACGGGATTTTCCCAACCGCCTGTACATCGATATTGAAGAAAAAATCCCGGCATTCTGGATGCGTCAGGGAGACGCTCTCTATTTTGCGGATGCCAGAGGGACCATCATCGCTCCCATGAATCCGGGAGAACTGGCTTCATTGCCCATTCTGAGCGTCGCGGATGGCGTGACGGAAGGGCCTCGGGTGCTGACCGGCATCCTTGAAAAGATCAAGGAAGGACAGACCCCATTTACCCAATCTCAGACGGCCTGGATCAAGCTGACCAGCGCACATGAGCTGGAAATATTCCTGGATGGCCACGATATGGGCAAAGGGCTGACCGTCAAACTGTCCACCGACAGATGGGAAATGCAGTTGGAACGGCTCAAAATCGTGTGGCGGGACCTCATGCGCAGAAATGAATTTATGGACGCTGCGATTATCGCAGCCAGCGGCGACAAGATTTGGATAAAGAAGCGGCAATCCCCTTCAATGGGATAA
- the murB gene encoding UDP-N-acetylmuramate dehydrogenase, translated as MGLEFISNPSLSKRTSLRLGGTAEVEVVVRDKQDLEALSHFLSKHPMRSFVIGEGSNLLARDGQLDLALIRAETPPGPERVEKIDDTLIVRCGAGQRLPGLLGWAQMAGLSGLEGLTGIPGSVGGGVAMNAGSYGTEVGSLVTRVRLWTPTHGLVWLDREQCEFAYRHFSTTVSMPDSLIWEVELALKEADPKKIRTTMQTNYVKKKATQPVTAKTAGCVFKNPENDSAGRLLDTAGMKGVRLGDMLFSDIHANFLVNKGHGTCSDALELIELAQTTVKDKFGVTLELEVITL; from the coding sequence ATGGGTCTCGAATTCATCTCCAATCCGTCGCTTTCAAAGCGGACGAGCTTACGCCTCGGCGGCACTGCCGAAGTGGAGGTCGTGGTGCGCGACAAACAGGACCTTGAAGCCCTGTCCCATTTCCTTTCGAAACACCCAATGCGTTCGTTTGTCATCGGTGAAGGCTCCAACCTCCTGGCACGGGACGGGCAGCTCGATTTGGCTCTCATCCGAGCGGAGACTCCCCCCGGCCCTGAACGTGTGGAAAAAATCGACGACACCCTCATTGTGCGTTGCGGCGCGGGCCAACGGCTTCCCGGCCTGCTCGGCTGGGCACAGATGGCCGGCCTGTCCGGACTGGAAGGGTTGACCGGCATTCCCGGTTCCGTGGGCGGAGGCGTGGCCATGAACGCCGGTTCCTATGGCACGGAAGTCGGCAGCCTCGTGACCCGAGTCCGCCTCTGGACACCGACACACGGACTGGTCTGGCTGGATCGCGAGCAGTGCGAATTCGCCTATCGTCATTTTTCAACCACGGTCTCCATGCCTGACAGCCTGATCTGGGAAGTGGAATTGGCCCTGAAGGAGGCCGATCCCAAAAAGATCCGCACGACCATGCAAACCAATTATGTCAAGAAAAAGGCCACGCAGCCAGTCACGGCCAAAACCGCAGGATGCGTTTTCAAAAATCCCGAAAATGACAGTGCCGGACGGTTGCTGGACACGGCCGGAATGAAGGGCGTGCGGCTTGGGGATATGCTTTTTTCCGACATTCATGCCAATTTCCTGGTCAATAAAGGACATGGAACCTGCTCGGATGCCTTGGAGCTGATCGAGCTGGCCCAGACAACGGTCAAGGACAAATTTGGCGTCACCCTTGAATTGGAGGTCATCACCCTATGA
- the murC gene encoding UDP-N-acetylmuramate--L-alanine ligase — MRARVNTIHMVGIGGSGMNGIAEVLINMGFTITGSDLSASAAVRRLEKLGATVFIGHGADNVGEADVLIKSTAIPSKNPELVEARERGIPIIPRAEMLAELMRLRTGIAIAGTHGKTTTTSLMATIFTEAGLDPTVIIGGKLNTYGANARLGDGDYLIAEADESDGSFLRLSPIITVVTNVDKDHMDFYDNQDAIDLSFIRFMNSTPFYGMNVVCGDDEGVHRLLPLIKRPYMTYGLGQHNRLRGEIISSHLRSLFKVYLDGEEWGEVTVAQPGTHNVLNALACIGVALEAGLSKESIINGLGNFGGVGRRFDRKGEHKGVMVVDDYGHHPAEIRANLRTAKECYPDRRLVVVFQPHRFSRTKALFGEFCKAFTDADLLLLTEIYPASESPIPGVSGLSLAQGIKQVSETKVQFYPDFDSIEKRLRDILKPGDLFMTQGAGSIWRIGENWLNQTEETDDTKE, encoded by the coding sequence ATGCGCGCCCGAGTCAACACCATCCACATGGTGGGTATCGGCGGGTCCGGCATGAACGGCATCGCGGAAGTTCTCATCAACATGGGATTCACCATCACCGGCTCTGACCTGTCCGCATCTGCGGCAGTCAGACGGCTGGAAAAACTCGGCGCAACGGTGTTCATCGGCCATGGTGCGGACAATGTGGGCGAAGCGGATGTGCTCATCAAATCCACAGCCATCCCGTCCAAGAACCCGGAACTCGTGGAAGCGCGGGAACGCGGTATTCCAATCATTCCCCGTGCCGAAATGCTGGCCGAGCTGATGCGGTTACGCACTGGCATCGCCATTGCCGGAACCCATGGCAAAACGACCACAACGTCACTTATGGCGACAATTTTCACGGAAGCGGGACTCGATCCCACGGTCATCATCGGTGGCAAGCTGAACACCTATGGTGCCAACGCCCGGCTTGGCGACGGAGATTATCTCATTGCCGAAGCCGACGAATCCGATGGGTCCTTCCTGCGTCTGTCCCCGATCATCACGGTCGTGACGAATGTGGACAAGGATCACATGGATTTCTATGACAATCAGGATGCCATTGATCTCTCGTTCATCCGATTCATGAACTCCACACCATTTTACGGCATGAATGTGGTCTGTGGCGATGATGAAGGTGTCCACCGACTGCTTCCCCTGATCAAACGCCCATACATGACCTATGGACTCGGCCAGCACAACCGCTTGCGCGGCGAAATCATCAGTTCGCACCTGCGCTCGTTGTTCAAGGTCTATCTGGATGGCGAGGAATGGGGCGAAGTCACGGTGGCCCAGCCAGGAACCCACAATGTGCTCAATGCGCTGGCCTGCATCGGCGTGGCGCTCGAAGCCGGATTATCCAAGGAATCCATCATCAATGGTCTTGGCAACTTTGGTGGTGTGGGACGTCGGTTCGACCGCAAGGGCGAGCACAAAGGCGTCATGGTGGTGGATGACTATGGACATCATCCCGCAGAAATCCGAGCCAATCTCAGAACCGCCAAGGAATGTTATCCCGACAGACGGCTGGTCGTGGTCTTTCAACCACACCGTTTTTCACGGACAAAAGCCCTGTTCGGAGAGTTCTGCAAGGCCTTTACCGACGCGGACCTGCTGTTGCTCACGGAAATCTATCCGGCATCGGAATCTCCCATTCCGGGTGTTTCCGGCCTTTCGCTGGCACAGGGAATCAAACAGGTCTCTGAAACCAAAGTCCAATTTTACCCGGACTTCGATTCCATTGAAAAACGCCTCAGAGATATTCTCAAACCCGGCGACCTGTTCATGACACAGGGCGCAGGCTCCATCTGGCGCATCGGAGAAAACTGGCTCAACCAAACCGAAGAAACAGACGACACCAAGGAATAG
- the murG gene encoding undecaprenyldiphospho-muramoylpentapeptide beta-N-acetylglucosaminyltransferase, which produces MTLNRVVLTTGGTGGHIFPALAVATELTLRNKGVDILFMGGPGPEGDMARKHGLRFLELPASGIMGRGIPGIISGLGWLGTGLPKAIAAVWGFKPDAVIGFGGYAGFCPVLAAKILGIPTAIHEQNSVPGMANKVLGKMVKRIFLSFPDALRVFPAHKTYLTGNPVRLDIIKAAAKRRNRPDGKRLLVLGGSQGARPINDAVIDALPALQQAGVTLVHQTGPIDFNRVRAAYETAGADPAQVHEFIEDMGTEYALCDLALCRSGATTVFEIAAAGVPAIFVPFPQATHNHQTMNAKAMSDIGAARLLPQSELTGTTVTTVILDLLNTPKQLTDMETAAREFATVKAAADIASGLEALTA; this is translated from the coding sequence ATGACATTAAACAGAGTCGTTCTCACCACTGGCGGAACAGGCGGCCACATCTTTCCGGCCCTGGCCGTGGCGACAGAACTCACCCTACGCAACAAGGGTGTGGACATCCTTTTCATGGGTGGTCCCGGCCCGGAAGGCGACATGGCGCGCAAACACGGCCTCCGATTCCTGGAGCTGCCTGCTTCGGGTATCATGGGACGCGGCATTCCCGGCATCATTTCCGGACTCGGCTGGCTGGGCACCGGACTGCCCAAAGCCATCGCAGCGGTCTGGGGATTCAAGCCTGACGCGGTCATTGGTTTCGGTGGCTATGCGGGATTCTGCCCCGTGCTCGCGGCCAAAATCCTCGGTATCCCCACGGCCATTCACGAACAGAATTCTGTCCCGGGCATGGCCAACAAAGTACTGGGCAAAATGGTCAAACGAATTTTCCTGAGCTTCCCGGACGCCTTGCGGGTCTTCCCGGCCCACAAGACGTATCTGACCGGCAATCCGGTGCGGCTGGACATCATCAAGGCCGCGGCCAAACGCCGCAACAGACCGGATGGCAAACGGCTGCTCGTCCTCGGCGGCAGCCAGGGTGCCCGCCCCATCAACGATGCGGTCATCGACGCACTCCCGGCACTGCAACAGGCCGGAGTCACACTGGTTCACCAGACAGGTCCAATAGATTTCAACAGAGTTCGCGCAGCCTATGAAACTGCCGGGGCAGACCCGGCACAGGTCCACGAATTCATCGAGGATATGGGGACCGAATATGCCCTCTGTGATCTGGCACTGTGCCGATCCGGGGCGACCACGGTCTTTGAAATCGCGGCGGCAGGGGTTCCGGCCATTTTCGTGCCCTTCCCCCAGGCCACCCATAACCATCAAACAATGAACGCCAAAGCCATGTCGGACATCGGCGCGGCCCGGTTGCTTCCCCAGTCGGAATTGACAGGAACAACCGTGACCACTGTCATTCTCGATCTGCTCAACACCCCGAAGCAATTGACTGACATGGAAACAGCGGCCCGCGAATTCGCCACGGTGAAAGCGGCCGCAGATATAGCGTCCGGGCTTGAAGCCCTGACGGCGTAG
- the ftsW gene encoding putative lipid II flippase FtsW — MTNRLNAKKHSGGTGRIDPWLLTATMILGGFGLIMVLSSSGIMAERVYGDTYYFFKRQLIFTGVGLVTMVCCMRMPRQLLYALTYVWVTIAIILLGLCISPLGISVNGASRWIDIGPFNLQPLEYAKVALVLYLAYFFAHKQEMVRTFSVGVLPPFLVTGFLCGLLLLQPDFGGAVVMCGLLFFMCLVGGTRFSYLFISLIFAGGAGWLLISSSPYRFKRWTAFLDPFASAQNEGYQLVQSLYAFGSGKLFGTGIGAGQRKLFFLPEAHNDFIMAVVGEELGFVGMSLFFIAIGFFLFRAFRVTLKLEDLQDRFTAFGVTCILALGMILNLAVVLGTVPPKGVAMPFISYGGSSLTVSFICAGILLNLSRRVKA; from the coding sequence ATGACTAATCGCCTCAACGCCAAAAAACATTCCGGCGGCACTGGCCGCATCGATCCGTGGCTGCTCACCGCAACCATGATCCTCGGCGGTTTCGGACTGATTATGGTCCTGTCCTCGTCCGGTATCATGGCCGAACGGGTCTACGGCGACACCTACTACTTTTTCAAACGCCAGCTCATCTTCACCGGCGTGGGGCTGGTGACCATGGTCTGTTGTATGCGAATGCCCCGCCAACTTCTCTACGCATTGACCTACGTCTGGGTGACCATTGCCATCATCCTGCTCGGCCTGTGCATCTCGCCGCTGGGAATCTCTGTGAACGGAGCGAGTCGCTGGATCGATATCGGCCCGTTCAATCTGCAACCGCTTGAATACGCCAAAGTCGCCCTGGTGCTGTATCTCGCATACTTTTTCGCCCATAAACAAGAAATGGTCCGCACTTTTTCCGTGGGGGTTCTGCCGCCCTTCCTGGTCACGGGATTCCTGTGCGGCCTGCTGCTGCTCCAGCCGGACTTCGGCGGGGCCGTGGTCATGTGCGGTCTCCTCTTTTTCATGTGTCTGGTAGGTGGCACCCGCTTCAGCTACCTGTTCATTTCACTGATTTTTGCTGGCGGTGCGGGCTGGTTGCTCATTTCATCCTCACCCTACCGTTTCAAACGATGGACCGCATTTCTGGACCCGTTCGCCTCGGCCCAAAACGAAGGCTATCAACTGGTCCAATCCCTCTATGCCTTCGGGTCCGGCAAACTCTTTGGGACCGGCATTGGCGCGGGACAACGCAAACTCTTTTTCCTCCCCGAAGCCCATAACGACTTCATCATGGCCGTGGTCGGCGAAGAACTCGGCTTTGTCGGCATGTCCCTTTTCTTCATCGCCATCGGCTTTTTCCTATTCCGGGCTTTCCGCGTCACGCTCAAGCTCGAAGACCTGCAAGACCGATTCACGGCATTTGGCGTGACCTGTATCCTGGCCCTCGGCATGATCCTGAACCTCGCCGTGGTCCTGGGGACTGTCCCTCCCAAGGGCGTGGCCATGCCATTCATCAGCTATGGAGGGTCCAGCCTCACGGTGTCCTTCATCTGCGCTGGCATTCTGCTTAACCTCTCCCGGAGGGTGAAAGCATGA
- the murD gene encoding UDP-N-acetylmuramoyl-L-alanine--D-glutamate ligase: MKNSVHTFIEQRTFTGKQAVVVGCGKSGLAAARLLDVLGATVRVVDSNADLTETILGPLKGTVELVAGPHEKRHFADADLVVFSPGVPVKKLAPVLEGLAPSTLISELEFASWFIEAPMLAVTGSNGKTTTTTLITEILEQAGHTVFTGGNIGVPLCDYVLDSEPADIIVLEVSSFQLQNCRQFKPHVGVFLNFSANHLDYHENMDEYLDAKLALFRRMTGEDTALLHESLRPVLTDRSFTNAHIQWFDGTDRFEAPYLPGKHNRSNVEAAWQAVKHFGVTETQAAKAISTFKPLAHRIEPVGEKKGVLYVNDSKATTLDAALAAVRSFDRPVRILMGGVWKGGDVTAFAKNIAGAVIHVGLYGGAREHLEPVLAESFPVTWDTTLELAVKRQAAQADAGDVILLSPATSSFDQYTGMAQRGADFKRVVGGLDD; encoded by the coding sequence GTGAAAAATTCTGTCCACACCTTCATCGAACAACGCACCTTCACCGGCAAACAGGCCGTGGTGGTCGGGTGCGGCAAATCCGGTCTGGCCGCCGCTCGTCTCCTTGACGTGCTCGGGGCCACAGTCCGTGTGGTGGACAGCAATGCCGATCTGACCGAAACCATTTTGGGACCGCTCAAGGGAACCGTGGAACTCGTTGCCGGGCCGCATGAAAAACGCCATTTCGCAGACGCGGACCTCGTGGTGTTCTCACCGGGTGTGCCAGTCAAAAAGCTTGCACCAGTCCTCGAAGGACTCGCACCGAGCACCCTGATATCTGAACTGGAATTCGCGTCATGGTTCATTGAAGCCCCCATGCTGGCGGTGACCGGTTCCAACGGCAAGACCACGACCACCACACTCATTACCGAAATACTGGAACAGGCCGGTCACACGGTCTTTACCGGCGGCAACATCGGCGTCCCGCTGTGTGATTACGTGCTGGATTCGGAACCAGCGGATATCATCGTGTTGGAAGTCTCCAGTTTCCAGCTTCAGAATTGCCGCCAGTTCAAACCCCATGTGGGCGTGTTCCTGAATTTCTCGGCCAATCATTTGGATTATCATGAAAACATGGACGAATATCTGGACGCCAAGTTGGCATTATTCCGGCGCATGACCGGCGAAGATACCGCGCTTTTGCACGAATCCCTGCGCCCTGTCCTGACCGACCGCTCCTTTACCAACGCCCATATACAGTGGTTCGACGGCACTGACCGCTTCGAGGCACCATATCTTCCCGGTAAACACAATCGGTCCAACGTGGAAGCCGCATGGCAAGCGGTCAAACACTTCGGCGTCACCGAAACACAGGCCGCCAAAGCCATCAGTACATTCAAACCGTTGGCCCACCGTATCGAGCCGGTTGGAGAGAAAAAGGGCGTCCTGTACGTCAATGATTCCAAGGCCACGACACTGGACGCGGCACTGGCTGCGGTTCGCTCCTTTGATCGCCCAGTCCGCATCCTCATGGGTGGCGTCTGGAAAGGCGGCGACGTGACCGCATTTGCCAAGAATATCGCCGGGGCAGTCATCCATGTCGGTTTGTATGGCGGTGCCCGCGAGCATCTGGAACCCGTCCTGGCCGAATCATTTCCCGTGACCTGGGATACCACGCTTGAACTGGCGGTCAAACGACAGGCTGCCCAGGCCGACGCAGGTGACGTGATTTTATTGTCTCCGGCCACATCCAGCTTTGACCAGTATACCGGCATGGCTCAACGTGGAGCGGATTTCAAACGCGTGGTGGGAGGGCTTGATGACTAA
- the mraY gene encoding phospho-N-acetylmuramoyl-pentapeptide-transferase yields MIYNLLVPLSTDLGILNVFRYITFRSVWALLTALIISIMFGPAMIRWLKRIKCGQYIREDGPHHQAKEGTPTMGGIMILISVGISTLLWADLSNVYIWLTLLVYVGFSAIGFADDYIKVVKKQNQGLSAKAKFTLQCLVTASAIALLINEPAYSTQLSVPFFKNFNPDLGWFYLPFAMVVMVGASNAVNLTDGLDGLAIGPMVVAMACFAIFIYVSGHATMADYLQVHNIQGIGEVTIFCGAMVGAGLGFLWFNAHPAQVFMGDVGSLGLGGALGFVAVLAKQELLLAIVGGVFVFETLSVILQVGYFKLTGGKRIFKMAPLHHHFELKGIPESKIIVRFWILSILMALMALSTLKLR; encoded by the coding sequence GTGATATATAATCTTCTCGTCCCGCTCTCGACAGACCTCGGGATTCTCAACGTTTTTCGATACATCACCTTCCGATCTGTGTGGGCCTTGCTGACTGCGCTCATCATTTCCATCATGTTTGGCCCGGCCATGATCCGCTGGCTCAAACGGATCAAATGCGGACAATACATCCGTGAAGACGGACCACACCATCAAGCCAAGGAAGGCACCCCCACCATGGGCGGCATCATGATCCTCATCAGCGTCGGCATTTCGACTCTGCTCTGGGCCGATCTGTCCAACGTCTATATCTGGCTGACCCTGCTGGTCTACGTCGGATTCAGTGCCATCGGGTTCGCCGATGACTATATCAAGGTCGTCAAGAAACAGAATCAGGGATTGTCTGCCAAGGCCAAATTCACCCTGCAATGTCTGGTCACGGCTTCAGCCATTGCACTGCTTATCAATGAACCGGCGTATTCCACCCAATTATCCGTGCCGTTCTTCAAGAATTTCAACCCGGACCTCGGCTGGTTCTACCTGCCCTTTGCCATGGTGGTCATGGTCGGTGCCAGTAATGCCGTCAACCTGACCGACGGACTGGACGGGCTGGCCATCGGTCCCATGGTCGTGGCCATGGCCTGCTTCGCCATCTTCATCTACGTGTCAGGACACGCAACCATGGCCGACTATCTGCAAGTCCACAACATTCAGGGCATCGGTGAAGTCACCATCTTCTGCGGTGCCATGGTGGGTGCCGGACTCGGCTTTCTCTGGTTCAATGCACACCCGGCCCAGGTCTTCATGGGTGATGTCGGATCGCTCGGCCTCGGCGGTGCGCTCGGCTTCGTGGCCGTCCTGGCCAAGCAGGAACTCCTGCTCGCCATTGTCGGCGGCGTGTTCGTCTTTGAAACCCTCTCGGTGATCCTGCAAGTGGGCTATTTCAAACTCACCGGCGGCAAACGGATTTTCAAGATGGCCCCACTCCATCACCATTTCGAACTCAAAGGTATCCCGGAATCCAAGATCATCGTTCGATTCTGGATTTTATCGATTCTCATGGCCCTCATGGCCCTTTCAACCCTGAAACTGCGGTAA
- the murF gene encoding UDP-N-acetylmuramoyl-tripeptide--D-alanyl-D-alanine ligase, with product MNLTLADVVRCLGGLAEESHSQTIIASVKTDSRTVEKGDLFFCVSGDNFDGHEFAAQAVKQGAVAVVASRMIDDVDAPILMVRDTVNALGRLAACWRDICGAKLVAVTGTAGKTTVKEMLYAVASEKFETAKNYRNFNNQIGLPLSMLKATVDQELWIMELGISHRGDMEELAPIASPDIAVITNVGPGHLEGLGNEAGVAQAKSVLLRYLRQPGSAIISKDYPLLWDAARELVDMPVGFSTNLDAKTDFVATFLGPGTEGNGRFRLTTPDGDGEFEAPFCGEHYAENLACVAAVAHALGLNRDAVIRGVQSLEPDTQRFCCKRNGNLMVIDDTYNANPLSMQRSIQTAADMADGKPLALILGDMRELGDETRKHHEALGRTLREIEPTIVFYKGDHFNAVAQAYGKKMHKIDTREDFVHAWQSFGAAKGVALVKGSRSLEMEHFVSALCAGRTEDAQGGNQ from the coding sequence GTGAATCTAACACTGGCTGACGTTGTACGCTGCCTCGGCGGCTTGGCTGAAGAGAGCCACTCCCAAACCATCATCGCCTCGGTGAAGACGGACTCTCGTACCGTGGAAAAAGGCGATCTGTTCTTCTGCGTCAGCGGAGATAATTTCGACGGGCACGAATTCGCGGCTCAAGCCGTCAAGCAGGGAGCCGTCGCAGTGGTGGCATCCCGCATGATCGACGATGTGGACGCACCGATTCTCATGGTTCGCGACACGGTCAACGCCTTGGGGAGACTGGCCGCGTGCTGGCGAGACATATGCGGGGCAAAGCTCGTTGCCGTCACCGGCACAGCGGGCAAAACCACGGTCAAGGAAATGCTCTACGCCGTGGCCTCAGAAAAATTCGAAACAGCCAAGAATTATCGGAATTTCAACAACCAGATCGGCCTGCCCCTGTCCATGCTCAAGGCGACGGTGGATCAGGAACTCTGGATCATGGAACTGGGTATTTCCCACCGGGGCGACATGGAAGAATTGGCCCCCATCGCCAGCCCGGACATCGCAGTCATCACCAATGTCGGTCCCGGCCATCTTGAAGGACTGGGCAACGAAGCCGGTGTGGCGCAGGCCAAATCCGTTTTGCTCAGATATCTGCGGCAACCGGGTTCAGCCATTATTTCAAAAGACTACCCGCTCCTTTGGGATGCAGCCCGTGAACTCGTTGACATGCCGGTCGGATTTTCCACGAATCTCGATGCAAAGACCGACTTTGTCGCCACATTCCTCGGCCCCGGAACCGAGGGCAATGGTCGTTTCCGGCTGACAACGCCCGACGGCGACGGAGAATTCGAAGCCCCGTTCTGTGGCGAACATTACGCCGAGAACCTCGCCTGCGTAGCCGCTGTGGCTCACGCCCTTGGTCTGAATCGCGATGCCGTCATTCGCGGCGTTCAATCGCTTGAACCCGATACCCAACGGTTCTGCTGCAAGCGCAACGGCAACCTGATGGTCATTGACGACACGTACAACGCCAACCCGTTGTCCATGCAGCGGTCCATTCAGACAGCGGCCGACATGGCCGACGGAAAGCCCCTGGCCCTCATTCTTGGCGATATGCGGGAACTCGGGGACGAAACTCGCAAACACCATGAAGCATTGGGACGCACTCTCAGGGAAATCGAACCAACGATTGTCTTCTACAAAGGGGACCATTTCAATGCCGTTGCACAGGCTTACGGCAAAAAAATGCACAAGATCGACACGCGTGAAGATTTCGTCCATGCGTGGCAGTCCTTTGGCGCGGCCAAAGGTGTGGCTCTGGTCAAAGGGTCACGATCGCTTGAAATGGAACACTTCGTGTCTGCACTCTGTGCCGGACGCACTGAAGACGCCCAAGGAGGCAATCAGTGA